In a genomic window of Allomeiothermus silvanus DSM 9946:
- a CDS encoding sugar ABC transporter permease — translation MNSLSRWLPWVIGAAILGWLVFFYAPELAGRVQPRVPFGFVRIENGWLYALGGLLVIVGLILVYSLAITAYNNRRRGSRKSPWPLFGQGVTHLLLWIFLLFAYYPVVQIVAASFDPTNSLYKFSAPRTGNLLFDSRVLPDFSQASLENYAKLFDGVVVYGYQWLLLAAVAVTALLLLGVAAYRRVMGDTQENSRLAALQNRYLAAFAAATFLLVLLISPSQFTSPNTEAKFVLWVRNTLFVSALTGLLAVLLTATAGYAFARFDFPGRYPMLLVFIFVQMFPGFLGLIAIYTLMSNLDLLNTYTGLILAYSGGIISFGTWVYKGFLESISKSLEEAATIDGATKWQVFYLILLPLSTPMFVFIFLLQFVGTYSEFIVANLMLTGSESWTVGMGLRNFTTGQFQTKWGLFAAASVLGSIPILLTFYGFQRYFVSGYTAGSVKE, via the coding sequence GTGAATAGCCTCTCGCGTTGGCTCCCCTGGGTCATCGGGGCTGCCATCCTGGGCTGGCTGGTGTTCTTTTACGCCCCCGAGCTGGCTGGACGGGTGCAGCCGCGGGTCCCCTTCGGCTTCGTGCGTATCGAGAACGGCTGGCTCTACGCGTTGGGTGGGCTTTTAGTTATCGTGGGGTTGATCCTGGTCTACAGCTTGGCCATCACCGCCTACAACAACCGGCGCCGTGGAAGTCGCAAGAGCCCCTGGCCGCTGTTTGGTCAGGGCGTGACCCATCTGCTCTTGTGGATCTTCCTGCTTTTTGCCTACTACCCGGTGGTGCAGATCGTGGCGGCCTCCTTTGACCCCACCAACAGCCTCTACAAGTTTAGTGCCCCCCGGACTGGCAATCTGCTCTTCGACTCGAGGGTCCTCCCCGACTTCTCGCAGGCCAGCCTCGAGAACTACGCCAAGCTCTTCGACGGGGTGGTAGTCTATGGCTACCAATGGCTACTTCTGGCTGCCGTTGCGGTTACTGCACTGCTACTGTTGGGAGTTGCGGCATACCGGCGGGTGATGGGCGATACCCAGGAGAATAGCCGCTTGGCGGCCCTACAAAACCGCTACCTGGCAGCTTTTGCGGCAGCGACGTTCCTGCTCGTCCTGCTGATCTCGCCTTCCCAATTTACCAGCCCCAACACCGAAGCCAAGTTCGTCTTGTGGGTGCGCAACACCCTGTTCGTCTCGGCGCTGACTGGGCTTTTGGCGGTGCTCCTCACCGCGACGGCAGGGTACGCCTTCGCCCGCTTCGACTTTCCGGGGCGCTACCCCATGCTCTTGGTGTTCATCTTTGTCCAGATGTTCCCGGGCTTCTTGGGGCTCATCGCCATCTACACGCTGATGTCCAACCTGGATCTGCTCAACACCTATACTGGCCTGATCCTGGCCTACTCGGGCGGAATCATCAGCTTCGGTACCTGGGTGTACAAAGGATTTCTCGAGAGCATCAGCAAAAGCCTGGAGGAGGCCGCCACCATCGACGGAGCCACCAAGTGGCAGGTGTTTTACCTGATCCTCTTGCCCCTCTCGACCCCGATGTTCGTGTTCATTTTCCTCTTGCAGTTCGTGGGCACCTACTCCGAGTTCATCGTAGCGAACCTGATGCTTACCGGCTCTGAAAGCTGGACGGTAGGGATGGGCCTGCGGAACTTCACCACCGGGCAGTTTCAGACCAAGTGGGGGCTCTTCGCCGCGGCATCGGTGCTGGGCTCAATCCCGATTCTCCTCACCTTCTATGGGTTTCAGCGGTACTTTGTCTCTGGCTACACCGCTGGCTCGGTAAAGGAATAG
- a CDS encoding IS701-like element ISMesi2 family transposase, whose protein sequence is MLSQASPKGVMPMNPPKCDDLDYIHFLIAAQRVFTCTEAARCSPKEKSPPAHDAFTRLLQRQPPDTAALWQEAKAFVKLREGLLILDDTTLDKPYARDMDLVSYHWSGKHQRVVRGIALMTLLWTEGQALIPCDFRVYDKPQDGKSKNDHFQTMLQKAKERGFQPEYVLMDSWYASLENLKAIVSFGWRFLTRLKGNRLVNPEGKGNVPIREVEIPGEGRVVHLRGFGFVRVFRTLSKDGEAEYWATNHLGMSEEKRAELERQGWGIEVYHRGLKQCCGVERAQVRKAVSILRHLLLALRAFLRLEVYRLRRGVSWYEAKASIVREAIRSYLAHPLHILQPTA, encoded by the coding sequence GTGCTTAGCCAAGCTTCTCCAAAGGGGGTGATGCCCATGAACCCACCGAAGTGCGATGACCTGGACTACATCCACTTTCTCATCGCCGCTCAGCGGGTCTTCACCTGTACCGAGGCCGCTCGCTGTAGTCCAAAGGAGAAGAGCCCTCCCGCCCATGATGCCTTTACCCGCCTGCTGCAAAGACAGCCGCCCGACACGGCGGCGCTGTGGCAGGAGGCCAAGGCCTTCGTGAAGCTCAGGGAGGGGCTGCTGATCCTGGACGACACCACCCTGGATAAGCCCTACGCTCGGGACATGGATCTGGTGAGTTACCACTGGAGCGGCAAACACCAAAGGGTGGTTAGGGGCATCGCCCTCATGACCCTGCTGTGGACGGAGGGGCAGGCCCTGATCCCCTGCGACTTTCGGGTCTACGACAAGCCCCAGGATGGGAAGAGCAAAAACGACCACTTTCAGACCATGCTCCAGAAAGCGAAGGAGCGGGGGTTTCAGCCGGAATATGTCCTGATGGACAGCTGGTATGCCAGCTTGGAGAACCTCAAGGCCATAGTCAGCTTTGGCTGGCGGTTTCTGACGCGGCTGAAGGGCAACCGCCTGGTCAACCCGGAGGGGAAGGGAAATGTACCCATCCGTGAGGTGGAAATCCCTGGGGAGGGGAGGGTGGTTCATCTTCGGGGTTTTGGGTTCGTGAGGGTGTTCCGAACGCTCTCCAAGGACGGGGAGGCGGAGTACTGGGCCACGAACCATCTGGGGATGAGCGAAGAGAAGCGGGCGGAGTTAGAGCGGCAAGGATGGGGGATCGAAGTGTACCATCGGGGGCTCAAGCAGTGCTGTGGGGTGGAGCGGGCCCAGGTGAGGAAGGCGGTCTCCATCCTGCGGCACCTCCTCCTGGCTTTGCGGGCCTTCCTCCGGCTGGAGGTCTACCGGCTGCGCAGGGGGGTGAGCTGGTACGAGGCCAAGGCGTCCATTGTTCGCGAGGCAATACGAAGTTATCTCGCCCATCCCCTCCACATCCTTCAGCCAACTGCGTAA
- a CDS encoding glycoside hydrolase family 13 protein, translated as MHYHDWEPFCVSPMTPELGAEVTLRVRTSAKAGVLLLERFGEVERRPLQAVPDGLEITLPMHASPIRYCFFLPEEKVYLTSGGPSSTMPRYDRFFHLLSAPSVPEWAVGAVFYQIFPDRFKNGDPSNDPKDGEWIYMGQKIVKKAWDDPVDLKIGPLQHYGGDLEGIRQALGYLQELGIEALYLTPILPSRSNHRYDGLDYLNVDPYLGGNEAFDRLVADLHAHGLKIVLDGVFNHIGDAHPDFQKALHDPDSPEASQFTFHADGSYASFMGVKTLPKLDYASPLAVERWLDGYHAPVRHWLRKGADGWRLDVAHQIGEGGTDRHNLELLRLIHRNSREENPEAFVFGELFFDSTNHLRAHTLDGSMHYHGFANPLLEWLSGRNIYGWEVEVSASEAWQTLWDHYAALPLQIRQTMYTLLDSHDVPRAFWRLRGDVELYKMALGILLTFPGAPGLYYGNEIALNQSNPYEVWNGDPMCRGSFPWDESKWNREVLEWTRRLIHLRKNTPALRRGGLLPLQAPTGAIAYKRVYQGQEVWVYAAPTPVRLELPPSQNLLSGEKMGGRAVVHGLGVFQIT; from the coding sequence ATGCATTATCACGACTGGGAACCCTTTTGCGTCAGCCCTATGACCCCCGAGCTGGGCGCCGAGGTGACCCTACGGGTGCGGACCTCGGCCAAGGCCGGGGTGTTGCTCCTCGAGCGCTTTGGTGAGGTGGAGCGCAGGCCGCTGCAGGCAGTCCCGGATGGGCTGGAGATCACCCTGCCCATGCATGCTTCTCCCATCCGCTACTGCTTTTTTCTCCCCGAGGAGAAAGTCTACCTCACCAGCGGCGGGCCCTCGAGCACCATGCCCCGCTACGACCGCTTCTTTCACTTGCTTTCGGCCCCCAGCGTGCCGGAGTGGGCGGTGGGGGCGGTGTTTTACCAGATCTTCCCGGACCGCTTCAAAAACGGCGATCCCTCCAACGACCCCAAAGACGGCGAGTGGATCTACATGGGCCAGAAGATCGTGAAGAAGGCATGGGACGATCCGGTAGACCTCAAGATCGGGCCGTTGCAACACTACGGGGGCGACCTCGAGGGCATCCGCCAGGCCTTGGGTTACCTCCAGGAGTTAGGCATCGAAGCGCTCTACCTCACCCCTATCCTGCCCAGCCGCTCCAACCACCGCTACGACGGGCTGGATTACCTCAACGTGGACCCCTACTTGGGCGGCAACGAAGCTTTTGATAGGCTGGTCGCCGACCTCCACGCCCACGGCCTGAAAATCGTGCTGGACGGGGTGTTCAACCACATAGGCGACGCCCATCCGGACTTTCAGAAAGCCCTGCACGACCCCGATTCGCCCGAAGCCAGCCAATTCACTTTCCACGCCGACGGCAGCTACGCCTCTTTCATGGGGGTCAAGACCCTGCCCAAGCTCGACTATGCCAGCCCGCTGGCAGTAGAGCGCTGGCTCGATGGCTACCACGCTCCGGTGCGCCACTGGCTGCGCAAAGGCGCCGATGGCTGGCGGCTGGACGTGGCCCACCAGATCGGGGAGGGTGGAACGGACCGGCACAACCTCGAGCTGCTCCGCCTCATCCACCGCAACAGCCGCGAGGAAAACCCTGAGGCCTTCGTGTTCGGGGAGCTTTTCTTTGACTCCACGAACCACCTCCGAGCCCACACTCTGGATGGTTCGATGCACTACCACGGCTTTGCCAACCCGCTGCTCGAGTGGCTCAGCGGCAGGAACATCTACGGTTGGGAGGTAGAGGTGAGCGCTTCAGAGGCCTGGCAGACCCTCTGGGACCACTACGCCGCGCTACCCTTGCAGATCCGCCAGACCATGTATACCCTCCTCGACAGCCACGACGTACCCCGGGCCTTCTGGCGGTTGCGGGGAGACGTTGAGCTATACAAGATGGCTCTGGGCATTTTGCTCACCTTCCCCGGCGCGCCCGGCCTGTACTACGGCAACGAAATCGCCCTCAACCAGAGCAACCCCTACGAGGTCTGGAACGGCGACCCGATGTGCCGGGGAAGTTTCCCCTGGGACGAGTCGAAATGGAACCGGGAGGTGCTCGAGTGGACTCGGCGGCTCATCCACCTGCGCAAGAACACCCCTGCTTTGCGCCGGGGCGGGCTCCTGCCGCTCCAGGCCCCCACCGGCGCGATCGCCTACAAACGGGTCTACCAGGGCCAGGAGGTCTGGGTGTACGCGGCTCCCACCCCGGTGCGCCTCGAGCTGCCGCCCAGCCAAAACCTCTTAAGCGGGGAAAAGATGGGCGGAAGAGCCGTGGTCCACGGTTTAGGAGTTTTCCAGATTACTTAA
- a CDS encoding endonuclease MutS2, producing the protein MRDALEALEFYRIRQALADRASTFMGQEAAFAIAPKSSLEEALAQQATIAEALSYPYRLGGISDIRAPLATAREGKRLSGMELLSIAHTLEAAAALKHELLEIGEVKPHQRPGHAGTQRLSALAERIGEHTLYRRRVAESLDFDGSVKDSASPRLSQIRKRLGPLREQIQQRLYSIMDRAGSAIQERYITLRRDRYVIPVKASFQHQVPGIVLDQSDTGVTVFIEPSSVVPLNNQLYSLRLEEEAEIARILFELTGLLAQDPQIDQTLAALTELDLARAAAALTEDWGLSKPRFNTEGTYHLEQVWHPLIPGAVANDLELSQTARLLLLTGPNMGGKTALLKTLGLAVLMAQSGLYVAAKAANLAFPDKVFVDIGDEQSLEASLSTFAAHLLRLKGVLAEATPQSLVLIDELGSGTDPEEGAALAQAFLEALLERGARGLITTHLSPLKAFAQETPGVHNASMRFDLERLAPTYQLVVGTPGRSYALAIARRLGFPEALNVRAEALLGPEGGRVERLLAALEAERESLRQRLAEAEQLQGQARREREELQAQLRDLEQNRQQLLEEARREAEMLVSEAQERLRQVRLRGKSEGQGKALQELMQLRGRYQKAPKPQPTFPQVTAGATVHVPEYNAQARVLEVRGSEALVQMGSVKMSLPLSSLQVLQAPQGHGGGARVKSNFDAELNLRGMTVDEALLAIDDFLTEAKSLGETPVRLLHGKGTGALRNAIREALRRDKRVETFHDAVPYEGGHGVTVVHLRK; encoded by the coding sequence ATGCGCGATGCTTTGGAGGCTCTCGAGTTTTACCGTATCCGCCAGGCTTTAGCGGACCGCGCCTCCACCTTTATGGGCCAGGAGGCGGCTTTTGCCATCGCGCCCAAATCCTCACTGGAGGAGGCTTTAGCCCAACAAGCCACTATCGCTGAGGCGCTCAGCTACCCCTACCGGCTGGGTGGGATCAGCGACATACGGGCTCCACTGGCCACCGCCCGCGAGGGAAAACGGCTTTCGGGGATGGAACTGCTGAGCATCGCCCACACGCTCGAGGCGGCCGCGGCGCTCAAACACGAGCTACTGGAGATCGGCGAAGTGAAGCCGCACCAGCGGCCCGGCCATGCCGGTACTCAGCGGCTCTCGGCCCTGGCCGAGCGCATCGGGGAACACACCCTGTACCGTCGCCGGGTGGCAGAGAGCCTGGACTTTGACGGTAGTGTCAAGGACTCAGCTAGCCCCCGGCTATCCCAGATTCGCAAACGGCTGGGCCCGCTGCGCGAACAGATCCAGCAGCGGCTTTACAGCATCATGGACCGCGCAGGTAGCGCCATCCAGGAACGCTACATCACCCTGCGCCGGGACCGCTATGTGATCCCCGTCAAGGCGAGTTTTCAACATCAGGTCCCGGGGATCGTGCTCGACCAATCCGACACCGGGGTGACGGTCTTCATCGAGCCCAGCAGCGTGGTACCGCTCAACAACCAACTGTATAGTCTGCGCCTCGAGGAAGAAGCCGAGATCGCCCGTATTCTCTTCGAGCTGACCGGCCTCCTGGCCCAAGACCCACAGATCGACCAGACCCTCGCAGCCCTTACCGAACTCGATCTGGCCCGGGCCGCCGCCGCACTGACCGAGGACTGGGGCCTCAGCAAACCACGTTTCAACACCGAGGGCACCTACCACCTCGAGCAGGTTTGGCACCCGCTTATCCCTGGCGCGGTGGCAAACGACCTCGAGCTTTCCCAAACCGCGCGGCTGCTGCTCCTTACCGGCCCCAACATGGGCGGTAAGACCGCCTTGCTCAAAACCCTGGGGCTGGCCGTGTTGATGGCCCAAAGCGGGCTTTACGTAGCAGCCAAGGCTGCTAACCTGGCTTTTCCGGACAAAGTATTTGTGGATATCGGCGACGAGCAGTCGCTCGAGGCCAGCCTATCGACCTTTGCCGCGCACCTGCTCAGGCTCAAGGGGGTCCTGGCTGAAGCCACCCCCCAAAGCCTGGTGCTCATCGACGAGCTGGGTTCCGGCACCGACCCCGAGGAAGGGGCGGCGCTCGCCCAAGCTTTCTTGGAAGCCTTGCTCGAGCGCGGGGCGCGGGGCCTCATCACCACCCACCTCTCCCCGCTCAAGGCCTTCGCCCAGGAAACCCCGGGCGTACACAACGCCTCGATGCGTTTCGACCTCGAGCGCCTAGCGCCCACCTACCAGTTGGTGGTGGGTACGCCGGGCCGCAGCTACGCTTTGGCCATTGCCCGGCGGCTAGGCTTCCCCGAGGCCCTCAACGTCCGCGCCGAAGCGCTGTTGGGCCCTGAAGGAGGGCGGGTCGAACGCCTATTGGCCGCGCTGGAAGCCGAGCGGGAAAGCCTCCGGCAACGACTGGCCGAAGCGGAGCAGCTTCAAGGCCAGGCCCGGCGGGAGCGGGAAGAGCTTCAGGCCCAGTTGCGTGACCTCGAGCAAAACCGCCAACAGCTCCTGGAGGAGGCCCGCCGCGAAGCCGAGATGCTGGTGAGCGAGGCCCAAGAGCGCCTGCGGCAGGTGCGCCTTCGGGGCAAGAGTGAGGGGCAGGGCAAAGCCCTGCAAGAGCTAATGCAGCTAAGGGGCCGCTACCAGAAAGCGCCCAAACCCCAACCTACCTTCCCTCAGGTAACTGCAGGAGCTACTGTGCATGTCCCGGAGTACAACGCGCAAGCCCGGGTACTCGAGGTGCGGGGCAGCGAGGCCTTGGTGCAGATGGGCTCGGTCAAGATGAGCCTACCCCTCTCTAGCTTGCAGGTGTTGCAAGCACCCCAGGGCCATGGCGGTGGAGCGCGGGTCAAAAGCAATTTCGATGCCGAACTCAACCTGCGCGGCATGACCGTGGACGAGGCGCTATTAGCGATTGATGACTTCCTCACCGAGGCCAAGAGCCTGGGCGAGACCCCGGTGCGGCTGTTGCACGGCAAAGGTACCGGTGCCCTGAGGAACGCCATCCGCGAGGCCTTACGGCGCGACAAGCGGGTGGAGACCTTCCACGACGCGGTGCCCTACGAGGGGGGGCACGGGGTGACGGTAGTGCATTTGCGGAAGTAG
- a CDS encoding thrombospondin type 3 repeat-containing protein: MQKFWLAIALLGLLVASVAVARPPYRLQAITQFHLVADKNNVRTVGCIYCHVSPNGGAPWNPFGENVRANFKGNISQALYDALKANKDSDGDGYTDVLEVFAGTLPGDPNSKPLVDPAFLQQALDKAGGVDLYKPAQ; encoded by the coding sequence ATGCAGAAATTTTGGTTGGCTATAGCCTTGCTCGGTTTGTTGGTCGCCTCCGTCGCCGTGGCTCGTCCCCCCTACCGCCTCCAGGCCATCACCCAATTCCACCTGGTGGCCGACAAGAACAACGTCCGCACCGTAGGCTGTATTTACTGCCACGTGAGCCCTAATGGCGGCGCGCCTTGGAATCCCTTCGGGGAGAACGTGCGCGCAAACTTCAAGGGCAATATCAGCCAGGCCCTCTACGATGCGCTCAAGGCCAACAAAGACTCCGACGGCGATGGCTACACCGATGTACTCGAGGTCTTCGCCGGAACCCTGCCGGGCGATCCCAACAGCAAACCCCTGGTAGACCCCGCCTTCTTGCAGCAGGCGTTGGACAAAGCAGGCGGCGTGGACCTGTATAAGCCCGCTCAGTAA
- a CDS encoding maltose ABC transporter substrate-binding protein, whose amino-acid sequence MKRSLLAAAVLAMGLAMAQGKITVWTHYGGPELTWLKQQAETFKKTSGTQVEVVEVPFGDIQNKFILGAPQGQASDLIVSIPHDWVGAMASAGVLEPMGKYATSSYLQGLSDVAVQALSYKNQLFALPMFAESVALIYNKKFVKTAPKTWDEFLKVAQENTKGNTFGFLYNIGDPYFNYGFFAAYGASVFASSGGNLNTSEVRLGGEAGVKALNFIKDLRYKYKLVPEGVDYGVADGAFKDGSLAMIINGPWAIGDYKKAKIDFGIASFPAPPGGSAWKPFVGVQGVAINAYSKNKTAAANFAKLLVSEQSQISFNQAGGRIPVSKAAVARLKDDPVVAGFSPVIASGTPMPNIPEMGKVWGPWGNAIQQAIQKPDTNVQKIVDDMVAEIRKGIAGK is encoded by the coding sequence ATGAAGAGGAGTCTTCTAGCAGCAGCCGTGTTGGCAATGGGCCTGGCTATGGCCCAGGGCAAGATCACGGTGTGGACCCACTACGGCGGCCCCGAGCTCACCTGGCTCAAGCAACAGGCGGAAACCTTTAAGAAAACCAGCGGCACCCAGGTAGAAGTGGTAGAGGTGCCGTTTGGGGATATTCAGAACAAGTTCATCTTGGGCGCCCCGCAAGGCCAGGCGTCTGACCTCATCGTGAGCATCCCCCACGACTGGGTAGGCGCCATGGCTTCGGCAGGGGTGCTCGAGCCCATGGGTAAATACGCCACCTCGAGCTACCTGCAAGGGCTAAGCGATGTAGCGGTACAGGCGCTTTCTTACAAGAACCAGCTCTTCGCCTTACCCATGTTCGCCGAGTCGGTAGCGCTCATCTACAATAAGAAGTTCGTCAAGACCGCACCCAAGACCTGGGATGAATTCCTCAAGGTTGCCCAGGAAAACACCAAGGGCAACACCTTCGGCTTCCTCTACAATATCGGCGATCCTTACTTCAATTACGGCTTCTTCGCGGCCTATGGGGCCTCGGTTTTCGCCAGCAGCGGGGGAAACCTCAATACCAGCGAAGTACGCCTAGGCGGGGAGGCTGGGGTCAAGGCCCTGAACTTCATCAAGGATCTGCGGTACAAGTACAAGCTGGTCCCCGAGGGCGTGGATTACGGGGTGGCTGACGGAGCCTTCAAAGACGGCTCTTTGGCCATGATCATCAATGGCCCCTGGGCTATCGGTGACTACAAGAAAGCTAAAATCGACTTTGGGATCGCATCCTTCCCCGCTCCGCCCGGTGGCTCGGCCTGGAAGCCTTTTGTAGGTGTACAGGGGGTAGCCATCAATGCCTACTCCAAGAACAAGACCGCTGCCGCTAACTTTGCTAAGCTCCTCGTAAGCGAACAAAGCCAAATCTCCTTCAACCAAGCCGGAGGGCGCATCCCGGTCTCCAAGGCTGCCGTGGCCCGCCTCAAGGACGATCCCGTAGTGGCTGGGTTCTCGCCGGTGATCGCCAGCGGTACCCCCATGCCCAACATCCCCGAGATGGGTAAGGTCTGGGGCCCCTGGGGCAATGCCATCCAGCAGGCCATCCAGAAGCCGGATACGAACGTCCAGAAGATCGTCGACGACATGGTAGCGGAGATTCGCAAGGGCATCGCGGGCAAATAA
- a CDS encoding ABC transporter permease subunit, with product MYRSPPGVRGFLLAIGLLGGALVVSFMLGLLAYWGLQAAFPRPLDSQYPGYLTLIFTAVFLLPLTVLIARRFPFIIDWYYLLPAIVFLLAFTVYPIILTVYFGFTDYTGLRNGKADRSTETQIVRVEGNTLIAASDATQSLRCEKADCAGERLEITTTTQRATVRVSRVEGTQIVLSAPPPFTPSLAYHINAYHFIGFGNYVEIFSRASTILWPVFVWNVAFAAGAVAVGALAGLILGLLLSNKGLKLRGFYRTALIISWAIPGVISYQVWSAMLNVNFGPVNRFLGLLGSYPIPWNTDPEWAKVAVLLTSLWLGFPYWMTATLGALTTIPDDVYEAAKIDGASGWQTLIGITLPLLRQPFTPLILGSFAFNFNNFGLIYLLTGGGPAAQGRPSTAQSTDILISWAYKTAFQADGGQAYGLGGAISVIIFIITVAISLINFRVTGALREVR from the coding sequence ATGTACCGATCCCCTCCCGGCGTGCGGGGCTTTCTCCTGGCGATTGGCCTGTTGGGCGGAGCCCTGGTGGTGTCGTTTATGCTTGGCCTGCTGGCGTATTGGGGGTTGCAGGCCGCGTTCCCTCGCCCGTTGGATAGCCAGTATCCTGGCTACCTGACCTTGATCTTCACCGCGGTGTTTCTGTTGCCACTCACGGTTTTGATCGCCCGGCGCTTTCCCTTCATCATCGACTGGTACTACTTGCTCCCGGCCATCGTGTTCTTGCTGGCTTTCACGGTGTATCCGATCATCCTCACGGTCTACTTCGGCTTCACCGACTACACCGGGCTCAGAAACGGTAAGGCGGACCGCTCCACGGAGACCCAGATCGTGCGGGTGGAGGGCAACACCCTCATCGCCGCCTCCGACGCAACCCAGAGCCTGCGCTGTGAGAAGGCAGACTGCGCGGGCGAGCGCCTGGAGATCACCACCACTACCCAGCGGGCTACCGTGAGGGTAAGCCGGGTTGAGGGCACACAGATCGTGCTGAGCGCCCCTCCGCCCTTTACCCCCAGCCTGGCCTACCACATCAACGCTTACCACTTCATCGGCTTCGGCAACTATGTGGAGATCTTCTCCCGGGCCAGCACCATTCTCTGGCCGGTATTCGTGTGGAACGTGGCGTTCGCGGCGGGCGCGGTGGCGGTGGGGGCCCTGGCCGGACTCATCTTGGGGCTTCTTCTCAGCAACAAAGGGCTCAAGCTGCGCGGCTTTTACCGCACCGCCCTGATTATCTCCTGGGCCATACCAGGAGTGATCAGCTACCAAGTATGGAGCGCCATGCTCAACGTAAATTTCGGGCCGGTGAACCGCTTCTTGGGGCTTCTGGGCTCCTACCCCATCCCCTGGAATACCGACCCCGAATGGGCCAAGGTCGCGGTGCTCCTCACCAGCCTGTGGCTGGGTTTTCCCTACTGGATGACCGCTACCTTGGGCGCTCTCACTACCATCCCCGACGACGTATACGAGGCCGCCAAGATCGACGGGGCGAGCGGCTGGCAGACCCTCATCGGCATCACCCTACCGCTGCTACGACAGCCCTTTACCCCGCTGATACTCGGATCTTTCGCCTTTAACTTCAACAACTTCGGCCTCATCTACCTCCTCACCGGAGGGGGACCCGCTGCCCAGGGGCGACCTTCCACCGCCCAGTCCACCGACATCCTCATCTCCTGGGCCTACAAGACCGCCTTCCAGGCCGACGGCGGACAGGCTTATGGGTTGGGCGGGGCTATCTCGGTGATCATCTTCATCATCACCGTAGCGATCAGCCTCATCAACTTCCGGGTGACAGGGGCTTTGCGGGAGGTGCGGTGA
- a CDS encoding plastocyanin/azurin family copper-binding protein — MSSQLQLRNSYPNNVTLKKGGSVTFINKGGFHSVKFKTIPAGVNAADLDISSSDFVVNTPKKRVLNLAGEYEYYCEIHATPSSTTGMVGRITVNP, encoded by the coding sequence ATGTCCAGTCAACTGCAACTGCGTAACTCCTACCCAAATAACGTTACCCTCAAGAAAGGGGGTTCGGTAACTTTCATCAATAAAGGTGGTTTTCACAGCGTAAAGTTCAAGACCATTCCTGCTGGGGTTAATGCAGCGGACTTGGATATTTCCTCAAGTGATTTCGTCGTCAATACTCCTAAAAAGCGGGTGCTGAATCTTGCCGGAGAATACGAGTACTACTGTGAGATCCATGCAACCCCCAGCAGCACCACGGGGATGGTCGGAAGGATCACGGTGAATCCCTAA
- a CDS encoding SDR family oxidoreductase produces the protein MLKGKVALVTGASRGIGFSIARALAWEGVRVGLFARNQEQLAEVEQELKSAQPNGGEVLSLPGDVTRPQDAERAVAQLEAAFGGLDYLINNAGVGIFKPVQDFSPEEWQQVLETNLSGPFYMTRAAIPALLRRGGGYIINIGSLAGKNAFAGGAAYNASKFGLIGFSEAVMQDLRYYGIRVSTILPGSVDTAFAGNSTGAEWKIQPEDIVEAVRYLLTSNPRTIPSQIELRPSRPPKK, from the coding sequence ATGCTCAAGGGCAAAGTCGCTTTGGTCACTGGGGCTTCCCGTGGAATCGGCTTCAGCATAGCCCGAGCCCTGGCCTGGGAGGGCGTGCGGGTAGGTCTGTTCGCCCGTAACCAGGAACAGTTGGCCGAGGTGGAGCAAGAACTTAAATCCGCCCAGCCCAACGGGGGGGAGGTGCTGAGCCTGCCTGGAGACGTCACCCGCCCCCAAGACGCCGAGCGCGCGGTGGCCCAGCTCGAGGCCGCTTTTGGCGGGCTCGACTACCTGATCAACAACGCTGGGGTGGGGATTTTTAAACCCGTCCAGGACTTTAGCCCGGAGGAGTGGCAGCAGGTGCTGGAGACCAACCTCAGCGGCCCCTTCTACATGACCCGCGCCGCTATTCCCGCGCTGCTGCGGCGGGGAGGCGGCTATATCATCAACATCGGCTCCTTGGCCGGGAAAAACGCCTTCGCCGGGGGTGCCGCCTATAACGCCAGCAAGTTCGGCCTGATCGGCTTCTCTGAGGCAGTGATGCAGGACCTTCGCTACTACGGCATCCGGGTGAGCACCATCCTGCCTGGCTCGGTAGACACTGCCTTTGCTGGTAACAGCACCGGAGCCGAGTGGAAAATCCAGCCCGAGGACATTGTGGAGGCGGTGCGCTACCTCCTTACCAGCAACCCCCGCACCATCCCCAGCCAGATCGAACTGCGCCCCAGCCGACCACCTAAAAAGTAG